In the genome of Candidatus Eisenbacteria bacterium, one region contains:
- a CDS encoding fasciclin domain-containing protein, translated as MQEKAAEMKTEKLDIVDTAVSAGSFNTLVTAVRAAGLVDLLKSDGPFTVFAPSDEAFAKLPEGAVASLLKDKEALTKVLTFHVVPGKVPASEVIGLKEAKTAQGQSLQIEAKDDGVMVGGATVIATDIFASNGVIHVIDTVMMPK; from the coding sequence ATGCAGGAAAAAGCGGCCGAGATGAAGACCGAGAAATTGGATATCGTCGATACGGCTGTTTCCGCCGGGTCATTTAATACCCTGGTCACCGCTGTTAGGGCCGCGGGATTGGTGGATCTCTTGAAGAGTGATGGTCCTTTCACAGTTTTCGCTCCGAGTGATGAAGCGTTTGCTAAGTTGCCTGAGGGTGCTGTCGCGTCATTGCTCAAGGATAAAGAGGCTCTGACCAAGGTGTTGACCTTTCATGTCGTGCCCGGCAAGGTCCCGGCATCCGAGGTTATTGGTTTGAAGGAAGCTAAAACCGCGCAAGGTCAAAGCCTGCAGATTGAAGCCAAGGACGATGGCGTTATGGTCGGTGGCGCAACGGTCATCGCAACGGATATCTTTGCTTCAAAC